CTTTACCGATAAGTTTTTGAAGAGAATCTTTAAGTTTCTCAATATCAGCACCTTTTTTCCCGATGATGATACCAGGACGAGCAGCAATGATAGTTACACGTAATCTTTTAACTGTTCTTTCAATGATGATGTTAGAAACACCAGCATAGTAAAGTTCTTTCTTTAAAAATGTTCTAATCTTGTGATCTTCACCTAAACTAGCAGGAGCAGTTTTGAAGTTAGGAAACCAACGACTCTCCCAGTTACGGTTGATACCAAGACGTAAACCAATAGGATTAACTTTTTGACCCATACTATTTACCCTCTACTTCTACTAAGATATGTGCTGTTGGTTTTCTAATACCTGAAGCCATACCACGAGCACGTGGACGGAAACGTTTTAGTACCGGACCATTGTCAACACGACAAGATGTGATCACACAATCTTCAGCTTCGTTACCACTGTTAGCTACTGCAGATGCAATAACTTTAGAGATAATTTTTGCCGCTTTGTTTGGAGTAAACTCTAAAGCAGCCATAGCTTCTTCAGCGTTCATACCTTGTACTTCTCTTGCGATTAAACGAGATTTAATAGGTGATACACGGATGAATTTTAATAATGCTCTAGCCATCTATTTACCCTTTCTTCTGTACAGTGCCTTTATGGCCCTTGAATGTACGAGTTGGTGCGAATTCACCAAGTTTATAACCAATGTGATTCTCTGTTACGAATACAGGAACGAATTGGCGACCATTATGAACATTTAATGTTAAACCGATCATCTCAGGAAGAACAACTGATCTTCTTGACCAAGTTTTAATAGGTTTTTTGTCTCCACTAGCTTTAGCAGTTTCAACTTTTTTCATTAAATGGTCATCTACGAATGGACCTTTTTTAACTGAACGAGCCATTAACCTACCCTTTTTGCATTTGGTTTACGACGAGTGATGATTAATTTATCACTTGCTTTTTTACGACGAGTTTTCGCACCCTTCGTTGGTTTACCCCAAGGAGTAACTGGATGACGACCTGAATTCGTTTTACCTTCACCACCACCATGCGGGTGATCAATTGGGTTCATTGCAGAACCACGAGTTTGAGGACGGATACCCATGTGACGAGTACGACCAGCTTTTGCGATAACGATGTTAGAATACTCTTCGTTTCCAACTACACCAACAGTTGCCATACACTCACCAAGAACAAGTCTC
This window of the Sulfurimonas sp. C5 genome carries:
- the rplV gene encoding 50S ribosomal protein L22, coding for MARALLKFIRVSPIKSRLIAREVQGMNAEEAMAALEFTPNKAAKIISKVIASAVANSGNEAEDCVITSCRVDNGPVLKRFRPRARGMASGIRKPTAHILVEVEGK
- the rpsS gene encoding 30S ribosomal protein S19; translation: MARSVKKGPFVDDHLMKKVETAKASGDKKPIKTWSRRSVVLPEMIGLTLNVHNGRQFVPVFVTENHIGYKLGEFAPTRTFKGHKGTVQKKG